The Actinomycetota bacterium genome includes the window TCGGGATCCCGCTTTGGCCGCCCACTCTCTCGGAGAGCACCCGCGATCTTGTTGGCGAGCTTGCGGTCGCGGGTGTTCAGATTGACGTTGTAGGCGATCAGGAAGTTGCGTGCGCCGATCGCGGTTGCCCCAGTCCTCGGATTGAAATCTTTCGGACCGAAGTCGGGCTCGTCTTCACGGTCCGCGAGCCCTTCGTATTCACCGCGGCGGACATTCGCGAGTGATACGTGCTCGGGTCGGGATGCCGCCTCCCCGTACAGGTAAACGGGGATCGAGAGTTCGGTTCCAACACGTTCGCCCAGACGTCGTGCAATCCGAACACAATCCTCCATGGAAGCACCTTCGAGCGGTACGAACGGACAGACATCGGTGCTACCCATTCGTGGATGTTCACCCTGGTGAGCTCGCATGTCGATCAGGGTGGCCGCTTTCTCGATGGCGGCAAACGCGGCATCTTCCACGGCTTCGGGAGACCCGGCGAACGTCATCACCGTGCGATTCGTGGCGGCCCCCGGGTCGACATCGAGCAGCGTCACACCGTCTATGGCCGCGATGGCCGCGGCGATGGCATCGATGACACGCCGATCTCGGCCTTCACTGAAGTTGGGGATGCATTCGATGAGTTTCATACGGCCTCCATCAGAGATCCGGCTCTTCGCCGGACGCCAGGAAGGTTTCCAGCGGTTCACGGGCAACATAGTGTGAGGTCATGGACTCTTCCCACTCCAGGTACCGTTCCTCACACCGGACCGAACAGAACTCGGAGCCGTCTCGCCGGGGAGCACCGTCCCAGAGACAGGTCGTATGGGTGCGGCGCAACCACGGTGGATCGTACAGGGGATATCGTCCGTGTCTGGAGCGATAATCATCAGGCGTTGGCTCGACATCCATCGGCACTCTCCTCCCTGTCCCGACCCAGGCTAGAGGCGGCCGGGCACCGCGGACATCCAAACTCGCAAACCGACCGTCGGACCCCCACCGACCGGGCCGAACGGCGTGGTTCGCGGCGTCTTGCAAGGAAACTCCTACAGGAACCGAACCTTTGCTCCGATGTCGTCGGTGATGAGTACGGGCATCGAGTTTACGTTCATGTGCACTCGCTGTGGGGAGAAGGCGGCCGCTGTCAAAGAGGGGCGCAAGGTGTTCCTCTGTGCAGCGTGTGCCTCCGACACCATGTGGCGCGACATGGTTTCCGTGATCCTCGACGGCCCGGATGTCGATCGAGGGAAAGACGATACCCGTCAGTCCTGAATGCTCACCAACCACATGGCCAGCAGGTTCATCACAACTCCGAAGACGGTAACAACGATCAGATCCTGACCCACCGTCATCGAATGCCCGAAGACCTTGATTCCGAGACCGAAGTCGGGAAGCCGATCCAGTATGGCGGCCGGCAACCCCTGTGCGTTCAGGACCAATCTGCGCAACGGGTCGACCGCGTACGTGATCGGATTGATCTTGACGAGAATGGTCATCCATGCGGGCAGACCCTGGAGTGGAAAGAACACACCCGATAGAAAGATCATCGGAAAGGTGACGAACTGGTTGATCACCTGGAATGCCTCGGTACTGCGCATCCGTGCGGCAAGCGCGACACCCATCCCCGACAAGCCAAAAGCACCAAGGAACATCACCGGCCAGAGTTGGAGGACCAGCAGAGGCGTCAGAGTGACCCCGACGAGTGGGGCGAACAGGAAGACGAGCGTTCCCTGAATCGTCGCGACAGTGGCACCGCCGAGGGTTTTGCCGAACGCCACCGAGGCACGATTGACGGGGGCGACAAGGACCTCCTTGAGGATGCCGAACTCACGATCGTAGACCAGCGAGATGCCGTTGAAGATCGAGGCAAAGAAGACGTTCATGGCGATGATTCCAGGAAAGATGAACTGCTTGAAGTCGATCGTCGGACCACCGGATCCGCCGCCGATCAGTGATCCCATCGCGCCGCTGAGTCCGCTGCCGAAGATCAGCAGGAAGATGATGGGCATCCCGAGAGACCCGGCGATCCTCGTCTTGTCCCGCCACCATCGAGTGATTTCCCTGCGCCAGATGATCCCCACTGCCGCGGCAGACGAAGGCCGTCGTCCATCACGAGTTCCTGTGGCCATCATCCGTGCCCCCTTCGTCTGCGAACCATCATCTTGAGCCGGTTGCGGTTGAGATCACCCTGATCCAGCTCAGACTCCCGGATGGTTCGTCCCGTCAGCTTCAGGAAGACATCGTCGAGGGTCGGCCTCCTGAGCTCGATCGCGTCGATACGACCCTTGAATCCCCTCGCAAGGTGTGGAATGAAGGGCGCACCTTCTCGTACCTCGATTCGGACTTGGCCATTCCTCACCGTCGTCGTAACAGGCTCGGTGGAGAGGAACTCGACGAGATCGCCCGGGTCCGGCGTCGTTACGGTGATCATGTCGCCGCCGACCATGCGCTTGAGACCCTCGGGGGTGTCGAGTGCAACGATACTCGCGTGGTCCATGATGGCGATTCGGTCGCAGAACTCGGCTTCGTCCATGTAGTGCGTGGTCATGAAGATCGTGATTCCGGTTTCCTCGCGCAGTCGCTTGATGTGGTCCCACATGCTGCGTCGGGTCTGGGGGTCAAGACCGATCGTCGGCTCATCGAGAAAGAGGATTTCGGGAGTGTGTAGAAGCCCTCTCGCGATCTCGAGCCGGCGTTTCATGCCACCGGAGAACTTCTCGACGATGTCATCGGCTCGAGTATCGAGGTCGACGAGCTTCAGGAGTTCGTCGATCCGGCGCCTCCGAATCTGCGGCGGGACATGGTAGAGAACGCCATGGAAGTTCAGGTTTTCACGGGCCGTGAGGCGGTCGTCGAGGCTTGGTTCCTGGAAGACGATGCCGATCGCCGAGCGCACCGCGCTCTGGTCGGATCTGATGTCGTGTCCAGCAACGGTTGCGGTACCCGCCGATGGTTTGAGGAGGGTTGTCAGCATCGAGATCGTCGTCGTCTTACCCGCGCCGTTCGGCCCGAGAAAACCGAACACCTCGCCCTTATC containing:
- a CDS encoding ATP-binding cassette domain-containing protein, whose translation is MTRAIDVNALSRRFKDLLAVDGIGFWVDKGEVFGFLGPNGAGKTTTISMLTTLLKPSAGTATVAGHDIRSDQSAVRSAIGIVFQEPSLDDRLTARENLNFHGVLYHVPPQIRRRRIDELLKLVDLDTRADDIVEKFSGGMKRRLEIARGLLHTPEILFLDEPTIGLDPQTRRSMWDHIKRLREETGITIFMTTHYMDEAEFCDRIAIMDHASIVALDTPEGLKRMVGGDMITVTTPDPGDLVEFLSTEPVTTTVRNGQVRIEVREGAPFIPHLARGFKGRIDAIELRRPTLDDVFLKLTGRTIRESELDQGDLNRNRLKMMVRRRRGHG
- a CDS encoding ABC transporter permease; translated protein: MMATGTRDGRRPSSAAAVGIIWRREITRWWRDKTRIAGSLGMPIIFLLIFGSGLSGAMGSLIGGGSGGPTIDFKQFIFPGIIAMNVFFASIFNGISLVYDREFGILKEVLVAPVNRASVAFGKTLGGATVATIQGTLVFLFAPLVGVTLTPLLVLQLWPVMFLGAFGLSGMGVALAARMRSTEAFQVINQFVTFPMIFLSGVFFPLQGLPAWMTILVKINPITYAVDPLRRLVLNAQGLPAAILDRLPDFGLGIKVFGHSMTVGQDLIVVTVFGVVMNLLAMWLVSIQD